The genome window GATCGCACGGGCGTCCTGCAAGGTGCGGCCGAGGCGCTGGGCCACGAGGTGGAGGTCATCGAATCCGCCCTTTTTGGAGACCTGCCTTCTGCCCACGTGCTGCGGCAGGTTCTGGTGCCCGCGCCCGAGCGGCTCTTGCAACTTTACGACCTTGCCCAAGTCCAGGCGGTACTCCTGCGCGCAACGCACGTCGAGGTGTCCATCACGGACGCGGCACCAACTGCTTACCGCACCTTGTTTCGAACCCTCAAGTTCCATCAGCTCTTGTTCTCGATCACGCCTTTGCCAAAAGGGGGGTACCGGTTGGGCGTCGATGGTCCCTACTCCATGTTCGACGCAGTCACGCGCTACGGGCTCAAGTTGGCGGTTGCACTGCCTGCCATTTTGGCGTGTGGCCACAGCCGGCTCGTGGCCACCGTGCTGTGGGGGCGAGAACGCCGGGCTCTGACCTTCCGCACGGAGTCTGCTTCGACTCTCGACTCAGAAGGAGAGCCCCCGCCTCTTCCCGAACCTATCCAAGCGCTGATTGATCGCTGGCCGTCACTACAGAGCCCCTGGCACGTGCAGCCAAGCGCCCATGTGCTCGACATGCCCGGCGTGGGACTGTGTGTGCCAGACCTCGTCTTTCAGCACAGGGGAACGGGTCAACAGGTGTTCTTCGAGATGCTTGGGTTCTGGAGCCGGGACGCGGTGTGGAAGCGGGTCGAGCTCGCCGCGTCTGGCTTGCCCTTCAACGTCGTGTTTGGGGTCAGTAAGCACCTGCGCGTCCGGGAGGACGTGCTGGGAGACGACGTGCCCGCTGCGCTTTATGTCTTCGCCAAGCTACCGAGCGCCCGGCAGCTGCTCAGTCGCATTGAGGCGGTCGCAGCGCGCGTGCCCACCTCGTCCGCCACTGGCTCATGAACTGCCGTAGCGCTTGCGCACGAGCATGACGATGGCGTCTTTCGCGCAGGTCTCGCAATACCCAAAGCGGGATGTGAGCGTACTCAAGGTGGTGCGGCAAACGCCCAGGGTCTCGCGATCCAGTCCCGATTCACCGTCCGTGAGGAACTGAAGAAGGCTTTCGTTGATCTTTCGGATCTTGCGTTTGTTGTCACTGAAGAAGGCCTCCCGCAGTCGTTCGATGTGACGGGGAAAGATCGATTCGAGGTCGGGCTTGCGGTTGGGGTGGTCCACCGACCATGCGCCGATGCGCGAGATGACGTCGCGCCGGAACTCGTCTCGTTTGCTTCCCGTGCCCAC of Myxococcales bacterium contains these proteins:
- a CDS encoding DUF790 family protein is translated as MLTVEHVHTRRRGDELTVVKLEGARRTRAFDMAATYADLARAHLGQDQQTFSFACKAVTAGFGAADRRLADGLLKLVLDRCVFEEETQLDAAAVRALVFGRAAAARRDATLAPFDRTGVLQGAAEALGHEVEVIESALFGDLPSAHVLRQVLVPAPERLLQLYDLAQVQAVLLRATHVEVSITDAAPTAYRTLFRTLKFHQLLFSITPLPKGGYRLGVDGPYSMFDAVTRYGLKLAVALPAILACGHSRLVATVLWGRERRALTFRTESASTLDSEGEPPPLPEPIQALIDRWPSLQSPWHVQPSAHVLDMPGVGLCVPDLVFQHRGTGQQVFFEMLGFWSRDAVWKRVELAASGLPFNVVFGVSKHLRVREDVLGDDVPAALYVFAKLPSARQLLSRIEAVAARVPTSSATGS